From the genome of Papaver somniferum cultivar HN1 unplaced genomic scaffold, ASM357369v1 unplaced-scaffold_10, whole genome shotgun sequence:
gaagttccaccggttccttgagtaattcttcttcttatatgatgaaccgccatgaagtccttgatctcaactacactttctatcctagttcgagacttagctttaatagactagaaatcaagacttatagttttgatcactaacattgacaaacatgcttgagatagaaacgcgtgcgagttcgaccgagcaatgctctaataattagTGTATCTAATTCGTTTTATGCATTTATGGAAAGGTTTAGGTTTGCATGTTCCTAGTAAAGAGGCGAAGAGGTTTTAATGAAACATGTTATCTAAGAATGATTTACGATGTTATAAATCAGTAGTTAaactataataataataataagaagaaaaagagaacgtTTCATTTGTAATAGTATAAGAAATTTTTTGACTCTTCATTTTCCcattctcaaaaaagaaaaaaactcaagAGACGTCTTGTTCAGATTTTGtccttttggaccagatctgagcaaggattCGTTTCCTTTTAAAGTTGTTGATAATAAGTAataaaataagatgtttttacatcATTTTTGGTGTCTTatttttgacatatttcttcgtcATGTTAGGGCGATTTTTCTTCGTTGTTGTAGGGCGAGTTCTTAAAATTTTAATGGCTGGTTCGTGGCTTGATattctcgattcaaaaacatcgaCGATTTATCACGATATCACGCATTCGTGTTCGTTTGGGCAAATTACTCCTTcgttttaggagcatctcttatggAAGAAGAATACAATCAGATTGAATAGTCTGAATATATTTCCGGATATACCATCATCTTTCCCTTATACATAAAGTTGTTTTGGATATCTTTGCGgtttatcgctctttctcttcgcgatctacttgtagttgatgtccttatttgtattaggtGTTTGATTATCTCTTATTTTAATGTTTTTGTCATTCTTGTAGCGAACATGTAATCACTGTTttgaattgaaatatgttgattgttaaaaaaaataaaaaaatagttaaactatatttttatttaattttacttTCATCTCACTTAAATGGAAACCATAATACATATTTGCCGTTCCATGCGCATCCAACTTATCACCGGTCCACCCACAAATGCCAACCTGTGGGTGATGGACTGAGGTTGGAAGGAAATTTAACACTAGATAGACCGGACGTGGGTGGCACCGAATACACAAATTTCACTCGTTGATCACCATAATTATAAAGTTGAGACTTACGGCACTCCAAGTTTAAGCAAAAACTTGAATTCACGTTATCTTGAATTGGCAACTAGCATTCTAGAACTTATGGCGTTTCAAGATTCAGATTGTTTGTACCTAATTTTTTTTGCGTAGTTGGGCCCAATGATTTAGCACATAtgacctttttctttttttttttggaaaaagatGTTTCCCTCAAAAGATATATTAGTAAGTTCGGCTTTCTCCATAATGGAAGTTTGGGAAAACAGTTACAACTTCAATCCGAGTTTGAATGTTCAAATAGGTTAATAATGCACCTAGTCTAAAGTCTTTCCATGTATGTTGTATTGCATACTTATTACAAAAAACTGAGAGATTTTCCTCCCATATTACATTAATACGCATATCTAAAATGAAATGCTGGTCTATAAAGCTTATCGGAAACTTGGTCGTGTTTCCAAAATCTGCACTTATATGGTATCTTTGTTCCCTTGTTGTTGCATACTTTCAATCAGCAGCAGTAAAACAGGTTCATAGTTGCTTCTAAACGAGTTAGTATGTCCACTCCATTATGTGGCCCATTGGAATGTCGCTTCAGCCCCCTTCATCTCTAATTGTTCACATGTTATACAGTCTGAAGTGAGTCCTATAGCTTCTCTGATCGTGCCCGTGTAATCACACAAAGTTATCCCAATTCCTGCCTATGCAGCTGATTCCCTCATTGATAAGACAATGTTCATTTTCAGAGTCATAGTATGGTTGTTCCCATGTTTACTGAGTACTTACTTTCAGATTTTCATCATCCATACGATTATAGGATAAGGAATGCATTATGTTGTAACCTGTTTTGTTTACAACCATATAATTATTGATATACTTCGCTATATGGTCTGCTGTAATTACACTGTTTTGACTTTCCTTCCTAAAGGTAATATTACACCTAATGGTTGGGTATAAATGTATTAATCTGATGGCTCAAATTTTTGCACCTAATGGTTGGGTATAAACATGAAATTTCTTTATGCTAATTAGGTACTCGCGGAAAATTTAGTTCAACTTTACATTTAACAACTTGCTTGTTGCGCAGCTTAAATAAGCGGAATAAAAAACGATTTTCCAACTTGAATCTTGAAGTTGAAGAATTGTAAGACTTAGCCTAATTGTCGGAATTTACTACTACATTTGATTTcataaaattggtcaattaacccaataacgtcaatttctgggtgaaaaagacaggtaaaatttgatactatttaaatggacgagaatgtaaaaatagccaggatgtaaacagttcatcctacccattttcaaatatttttttttatttttaatttacatcaggatgaatccagtttcaccctcgctattttttaagtttaagccaggatgaatccagattcattcaTGCTATTTttctggtgtccatttcacccatactaatttttactcgtccattagaaccttgttttaaaaatatttgggcaatTGACCCAATTTCTCATTTGATTTTTACCGTCATTTTCATCCTTTCGTTTATTAACTATGAAATGATAAATTATATTTATAGTTTGTCCCTAGAAAACGATCATGATTTTAAAAATGAAAGTTGTATTGTTTCAGTACCCCATGGATACAATTTTGGGCAGACAACAACAATTTATGTGGTAATAATTGTATTATATTGTTGTTTGTGCCCAAAAATATTTCCAGCCACAGAACACGATTGATTTTATGGTTATGGTGTGAATTAGGGTTAATAACATGgaacaaacaaaaataagagaCACAAATTTAACACGGTTCAGAAAGTTTTGCTTACATTCACGGACGAATCCCCGTAGGGAGAGATATTATATTGATGTATAAATGAAAACTGAATTTCTGATCCATTTTCGGGTTTACTGGTGTATTCTCGTATATCAGGGTGCAGGGGAGGAGCCACATAGAAGGGTGGGTGTGCACTTTCCCACCCAGCCCATCTGGTTTCCAAGCCCAATTTTTCGTATTTTAGCCCAATTTAGTCATTTTTACCCATTTTGCACCCCCTTGAATGTCCAATAATTCATAGCTTCCCCACCCATTTTTCAAAACCTAGCTCTGCCCCTGTCAGGGTGTCTCTCTTTTAGGGTTGAGATTCCCCTCTATTTATACGGTTGAATATATaaattaaaccctaatttctagataAACTTCATAGGAAGCATCTTggccaacaattcatttggaataTTCCAGAACTTCTCTCCAATAACTTCGTCGGCAAGTCATCCAGAAACTTCGAGAATCTTCTTCCAGGATTTTTGTGGATCGGGGAAACAAGCCAAAATGACATGGGCTAGCGGGTTTGACCAACGACCTTGACTTTGTCTGGCAGGTTTGACTTTTCCTGTTGACTGAGACTGTTGATCTTAGACGGAGGCCGGCTAGCATCACGACTGGCAACGTGACTGAAAACTGGTTGACAGTGCGGTAGGAAGCATGGCTTCGACCGTTGAATGATTGTTCACTCTGAATGTTGACTGACCGGTTACTTTGACCATTGATCGGTCGTTGATTTTGACCATTGATCGGTCGTTGACTTTGACCGTTGATCGGATGACAGCTGAATAATGGTTTTAACAATATTCTGATCCCATATGTGACAATTTTATCATGGTCAAATAATCGTATTATTTGTCACTAGATGATCGCTTCCACGgtggatgacgaggataaaatttgAACCCATTTAGTCCTAACCAATTTTAgctattttgtttttaatttcgtAACATTTCGTGTTCCTGTCGACTCGTTCCTAATTGATCCTGTTTTACATCAcgattttttaattttgttacaccacgatgttttagttttgttttaattttgaagCAATTGAAGACCAAAGATCAAGTTAAAGGAGTTTAACAATAATTTGGGACTACCAATCTTTGGTTACCAAATTTACGAAATAAGATGAACAGTATCGATCCGATTTTATCGAATTGAATagaaatgatttttattttaagaaaaaataaCTGCAGCCGAAAATGTGAGTTACATTAATTACTCTAATAACCCTACAAAAAGGCCTACCTTCAGGCGGCTAATAACGAGATTTGGAACTCAAATCCTGATTTAGAGACtagctaataaaacaaaatagaaaaattaagaaataatgaatggtgatttttatctttctttttctaTATATGCCCAAAACACCTTGATTAATTTTTAGGATGTTAAGAAGTAAGATTTAATTTTcatattgattttgttatttgaatTGTAAAGAGACTGGAaagtatttgtttattttcttttattttattttcaataacGATAACGAAGAACAAAATAGTTATAGACAAAAATCTTTTTAAACAATAAAGGTTCGCTTAAGAATGAAATGAACCAATTTGTTGAAAACCAGGTCGAACCAGATTCAACTAGATTTCTTTTTGTAAAACCAACTGACCCAATTAAGCTAATTGTGTTCGACTAGTTTATAATCTTTAGAAAAAAATTTATCCCCAACCGAAAGATATTTTTCAGATACGGCTAAATCTAAAATTCGTATAATTTAATCAAAAATTCTATCTGAATCATGTTTTTGAACAAGTCAAAAACCGCTCATTCACAAATGGGCCTCAAAAACCAGCAACCTGTAAATCCCCAAAAAAAACGAGCCCCATTTTATGTGATTGTGCGatttgtaattttaattttaggaaCTCTTTAGCTACGATTAAAATTGGTAGTTTCTTTTCGTTGTTGATATATCATTGATTAGATAGTTATCATTATTAATCAGATGAGCCAAAATATGATAACATTATCCATGTTGGTGGAGGGCTCTCACAAAATTCTTGTTAAGGATGAATTGAATGAACAAATTATGAATGTATATCCTCATCCATCAATGCCAATTTTCCCAGCTGGAAATGTTTCTCGATTTAAGAATATGGTGGTGGTGCTGATGTGAATATGACCTAAGCAAGAGGACCACAACAGTGAATTTAGGATTAGTCTGCGTCAGAGAGATAGTGAACTAGAGAGGTGTTAAATCCTTCTGTCATCTTTGTAATGCCGATGCCATAAATGTATGGGTAACCACCGGAAAGCGTTATATTTTAAGACGACTGTTAAtgcgataaaaaaaaataaaaaaaaaatagcctATGGCATGAGAAAATTTTGAATCAATTTCCCTTTTAACACAAAGAACGTGTCCTGTAAGCCGCTCACATCCATTTTATGTACATTTCTGCAAAACATAAATCAGAGGGGTTAAAGATGCATTTTCATGGTGCCCTCATGTGTGAGGTCTTGTTTTTTTGCTTTGATGGAATGACCAAGAAGAGTACCTAAATAATAACTCTGGCCAGCCTTGTTTTGAATGCAGTTATTACTTAGACAAATTGGTTGGGGAAGATACCAATAATTTGTTGGACCAAAGTCAAATTTGAAGAGACAGAGTGTTCCTTGACTTTTAAGATTTCCTACAAAATTTATGGATTATGAGACCACTCTTTGGCATGGTGGGTACATGGGGTTGTCATCCTTCTTTCATATTTCAAGGTCATCCAAACAAGTGTTGCAGATCAACACGGTTCAGTAGATTTAAGGGAACCAACCAAGAGAGTTGAATGCAATGATACTGATGTATTCTTCCTTAGCAAAATATACGAATATTGCGAACATGCATATGTTTGTTGGAGATGCCCTCAAATTCACTTCATTAGTTAGCCCCAATAGTACCAAATAGCGCATGGCCTTACCCGGAAAAGATATACAACAGAATGTTTTTCTACTgtggcccaaagatcaagatcaATAAACATAGAATTAGTAGTAACTTTTCTGTTTCACTTCTTTTTACCTTAACATAGAATTGGTAGTAACTTTTTTGCTTCACTTCTTTTTACCTTCCGTCCTGGTTCCATCAGTCACgaaacaaattcaaaataatgtttTACCTTCAGTTCGAACAAATTTTAAATAGTGTTGTACTTTCGGTATTAGCTTCGCCATAAAACAACCTCCATTTCAAAAAAGTTTCACATGTAATTTCTACGTGAAACAGCCCTATCATTTTGAAACGGAAATACTAGTATAAAAGGATTGGAATAAATTGGGTGTCCTTCAAGAAAATTTAATCAAAATGACCCACCCTGACTAGCTCGGGTTCATTTCCCGGAAAACTGTTTACTACTTGGAAAAGATAACCTCTCTACGGCTCTATCTTCGATCCTACCTGCCGACACCTCTTCTTCAATTCTCTCAACTGCGGAATGCACTTTTATACATTCCTTAACTACACTACTGTATTTCATGACCCACCACCACCCTCCCAAACATAGATGCTTATCATATATTTAACCCCTTCATCACTAACCAATTCCACACCTAAATATATCCCTCCTAATGGCAGCTTCTTCTAGCAATGTCTCATCCCTCTCCATGTTACTCATACCCCTGATCTCAATTGTCATCTTCTTATCATCTTCACCTGTTTATGTTcactccttttcttcttcttttgatgcCAATGATTTGTCGATGCCGGGATCATGTTCGGGAAATCCGTCCTCAAATGAACTTTTAGCATCACTTACCACATCAATTGAACAGATAAAAACTGTTACTACTCTTGTTGCCGGGTTCATTAACCAATTCGACGATTTCCGTCTAACCAATGCAGTTAACGATTGCATCGACTTGCTCGATTTCTCTGCTGATGAGTTAAGCTGGTCTGCTTCTGCAACACAGAATCCCCATGGTAAGTCATTCTCTATATTTAGTACTTGAGATCATATTTGATTACATACATATTCTTGCATGCCGGCATGTGAACAGTATAATTAATTAACTAGTTAGTTAGTGACAGTAATTTTGAATAAACCGTGGTTATTACTTTCTTAGGCTATGATTTCTAGTCTTCTGCAACCATTGTTGCTACTTTTAGAGCTAGATTAAGAGATTCTCCAGATGACATTACTTGATCATAATGCTTAATCGCCAACCACCGCTTTTAATAAGATTCGCAGTGTTGCATGTGCAGCCTGGCCAGTGGCCACATGACCTAAGAATTCATGATGAACATTTAATTTActcctctcctttttcttttgccTCGTGAATGCATCCTTTTCTTTAGCGGAATCCAATATGATGCTGATTTTGATGTTGTCACAGACTTATGTCACATTAATGTCCCTATCCTGACATTTTGGTTGCATATTTTTCAATAAAGTGTCATAAATATACATTTGGTGCAACATCTAAGGGTGCTTTATATTTCAGGTAAGGATAACAGTACTGGGAACCGGAAATCTGACCTACAATCGTGGCTAAGTGCTGCGTTAGGAAATCAAGAGACATGTAGAGACGGTTTTGAAGGTACCAACAGTTTTATAGCCAACATAATTGGAACAAATCTGATACAAGTGTCGTCCTTGGTTAGAAATGTACTCGGTATGGTCTGTAATGGAGTTCCCTCGGCCGGCTCATCTTCGTTGCCGTCAAGAACAACCAAGCCGGCGCCGCTATCAAAAGCAACCAAGCCGTCGTCGAAATTGCCACCACCAGGTAATCACCCTAATAGGAAGCTATTGAGGGCTGACGATGGGGATATCAAATTTCCGCAGTGGATGAAACGTGCTGACCGAAGGCTTTTACAAGTTTCGCCGAGTGGGATAACAGCTAatgctgttgttgctgtggaTGGATCTGGTACGCATGCAACGATTATGGATGCGGTGTTAGCTGCTCCTGATAGCAGTGCGAGTAGATACGTGATACATGTGAAGAGTGGTGTCTATATAGAGAATGTCgaaatcaagaagaaaaaatgGCATATCATGATAATTGGAGATGGAATGAACTCTACAGTTATTACTGGTAACCGCAACTTCATTGATGGTTGGACGACATTCCGATCAGCAACATTTGGTAAGTTTCAGAAAATATTATAAAGAAATCTTTGCAACACCAGAAAATGTCGCTAAAACTATTTCAATTTATTTCGCAGCTGTGGCGGGCAGAGGATTCATAGCCAGAGATATAACTTTTGAGAACACAGCCGGACCTGAGAAGCACCAAGCGGTGGCACTACGGTCAGACTCCGATCTATCTGCATTTTACAGATGTGGCATTCTTGGGTACCAAGACACGTTATACGCACATTCGCTGCGTCAATTTTACCGTGAATGCAAAATTACTGGTACGGTAGATTTCATATTTGGCAACGGTGCTGCTATATTTCAAAACTGTCAAATTCTTGCAAGAAAAGGTCTTCCTAACCAGAAGAACACTATCACCGCACACGGCCGTAAAGACCCAAACCAAAATACAGGTTTCTCAATCCAATTCTCTAACATTTCCGCTGATTCGGATCTGTTTGCATCGGGTAACATGACTCAGACCTACTTGGGTCGCCCATGGAAGCAGTATTCAAGAACTGTTTTCATGAAATCTTTTATGAGTAGTGCTATCAGACCAGAAGGTTGGTTACCATGGGATGGAGATTTTGCTTTGGATACATTGTATTATGGTGAGTACATGAACTATGGACCAGGAGCCGGTTTAGAGAACCGTGTCAAATGGCCGGGTTACCATCCGCTTTATAACTCGACTCAGGCAAGTTTCTTCACTGTTGGCAATTTTTTGGATGGCAATTTATGGTTGCCATCAACTGGTGTTTCATTCACAGCAGGCTTGGGGGAATAGTCAAAAGGATTCGTGTTGCGTGATTCATCTGTCGTatatataaaaatttcattttgtttCTAATAAACCGAATTTATATCTTATGTCTGAGCGATTTATTGAATTCCTATTGAAActcattgatttttctttttgtatataaTGTAATATCGGTTTCCCCTGTGAAATTTAGTCAAGTTTCTCTATGTTGTATGATTTTTTGTGAGAATGATCAATAGCTTGCATTTTTGTGCGTTCGTTACAACTGACGCAATGAATCTGTGTTTTCTTTTCATGTACCGAAAATGTATGTAATCTACCATTAGTAAAAAAGAAAGATTCCAAACTTATTTACAAGCAAAACTATCAAAATCAAATGTAGTAATGGACATAAAGAGGTAGCGCTACTGAGAACTATGGATTTGGATAGCGAAAGATGCTATCCTTAACTCATCATGTGGATTTAGCAGTGGTCCATTCCCAACCACATGAAAAGGTCAGCTTCGTCTACCTATTGCTTTCAACATGACAATTCATATTAGCAGTATCCCTCATATCCGAACTCTGCTGTAACCGCGTTCTCaactagaaataaaatcctaccaGAACCACATCAACAGCGATGGCACAAGCCAGGCACGTTCTATTCCGTTCATAATTTAGATTACCCCAAACATAGAAGCTCGATCAATTATTGTACGTTAATTCAAGTTTATCCATACGTATACATGATGGTTGAATTACGTATGCAAGTGTACGTACTAAACCAAAGGATGTACATTGCCACCATCTAAGCTGCCAATATGGGCGTAGCTAAACATTGGCGGGGCAGTGGCGGAACCACAGAAAATGAATGTTGGGGTGGCTTGAAAACGGATTTGTTTGACTTGGGCTAGCTTAAACCTGTTGTTTaggcttgattttttttgtaaccaAACACAATTGCACTACAaaatgtaattttttcttttcactttagcccggcttaagccagcccaagtTAGTATATAGATCCGCCCCTGGGCGGGGCAAGTGAGATTAGTTACccgatttatttattttaacccACGCTGCCTGGAATCTGGCTCCATCGACACTAGCTGCTAGTAAAACGAGTCAAGTGCCAAATAAACACCATGTCTGATGAACTGTTAGAAAGTAGTAGAGAATCATAACTCATAATAATATCTTGCAGGAAAATGACATACAAACAAGTTGGTATTGCGTACCAATATTATTGCACATAGCTATACACAAAATTCCAAAGATTGATGAGTCCGCTGAGAGTCTCTATTATCCCTCCCCAAAAAGGCAAAGAAGATGGGGCAATTAAGAAAGCTTGGATTCTTCTTTCATTACATAGATATTATTGGAACATGGATCTAAATGAAAAGACCATACCATATCCACCCACTTACACATGTTTTTCACTGCTCGCTGGATCTGGTTTCTCTTTGTGTTATCTCCCTTTACTCTCATTTGGGTCCCCATCACATGCATGACATAGCCACCGCAATTTTGTCTGTTAAGTTGattaatacaaaaacaagcaaGGGCTACCAGCAATGCTAAATGCTACTAATTGACGAAGAAAGTGCACACTTAatcaaaaagagatgaaaatatatAGTGAAAACGAGGGAACGAGTTAAACAGAAAATTGAGCTTCCACTCTTTCCAAATTACACCAACAGGTACACCTGCAACGGGAAAACGACTGTCGGTTAGGAGTGTACGAACAACTCCGCTAAAAAGTTGTTTACCTTGAACTTAAAGATATAAGCTTGATTAGTGGATGGATTATGAGGTGATTTATTCTGCAAAAGGGGGGATGCACCGACAGCTCCACTGAAAAAATCtcgttttcttcctttttttggtGTTTATACTGCCTACCCATATTCACCATGCTGCATGCCATCTCTTGTTTTCTTTACCCGGAGACTTTGCTCTACCTGCCCATGCGCGTTGGCTGGCTAATTAGCTTACTCGATCTGATTGAGCACTAGTACAACCCCCTCTTTTATAAACACATCGATTGGACAAGCTATAACAATAACTGAGTCAGCCGGGATTTCAAATATGAGGAGAATAGCATATTGTAAGGAAAATGTCTAATTTACTTTAGTGTTTGTTCTTTAGCCTACTTGATTCCAATGGTAAAAGGACAAGGAAAATTCACAAGATTATAATGTAAACTGGATTTTTATGGCTACCATGAGGACAATAATTTTGAGAGATCACGAGATATCTTACTGCTCTGACCTCTGAGCTAGCTTGTACTGTTCACACTTGATCATGGTCTAGTATACTTGGTACTAGCTAGTATGCAGATTTTTTGGGattaaagagctttctttttcttttgtctaACACAACAGATTTGTTAGGATGCTATTACATCCGATCTGACTTAATATATCTGACTCAAGAATTATACTCCTAAATAGTTTGATTACAGAAAGCTTCAGAATCCAGTCAGATATGCGCATAGCTGACTCAAATATATACCTTCCGACTAAAGACGTATGAGCCGAATCATACCTCACGTCAGACATTAGAAAAACCTTAGGACCTTAGGAAAATGCAAAAAACAAACGTCTGACATCTGATTCAGGCCGAGTCAGATCCAGGCAAACCAAGTGTAAGAAATATTACATACATAGACAGGCCTTGGCTTCTTGTTGCATGAATCAAATAAGATGGCCACATGACACCCCAAGTGGGTTGTAGCTAGGTGCTTTCTCCATCAGACAATCAATGCACTGATATTTTTCTCATGTTGTTCGTCAAGTGCTTTCCAACAATCCAACTTAGAAATACTTCCAAAATTACATTCTACTCAACTAGTATCTCATTCTACATATGACTACAAACTTTATACTTTTTAGACCTTGACACTACGCGTAATATCCATATCTATACAAATTACATGCAACTAGCAGCTCATTACATATATCCATTTATCACCAATTCCTAACCACGACATTCCCACAGCTCTGTCAATGGCTTCTATCCtatcaaaaacaacaacatttCTAGTAGATCTCCTCTATGCTTCTTTCGTCTTTGCAACAACAACATTAGCAAAAAACTCTAATTCTTTCACAGTTTCACCATCTCCATCTACACTTGATTATACTCATTTTCCATTGATAAAGTCTATTTGCGAACCTACACCATATCCAGATCTTTGTTTTAACTCATTAAAACTTTCGATCTCCATTAACATAAACCCAAATATCATTGCACTTGTCCT
Proteins encoded in this window:
- the LOC113326729 gene encoding pectinesterase/pectinesterase inhibitor PPE8B-like, with translation MAASSSNVSSLSMLLIPLISIVIFLSSSPVYVHSFSSSFDANDLSMPGSCSGNPSSNELLASLTTSIEQIKTVTTLVAGFINQFDDFRLTNAVNDCIDLLDFSADELSWSASATQNPHGKDNSTGNRKSDLQSWLSAALGNQETCRDGFEGTNSFIANIIGTNLIQVSSLVRNVLGMVCNGVPSAGSSSLPSRTTKPAPLSKATKPSSKLPPPGNHPNRKLLRADDGDIKFPQWMKRADRRLLQVSPSGITANAVVAVDGSGTHATIMDAVLAAPDSSASRYVIHVKSGVYIENVEIKKKKWHIMIIGDGMNSTVITGNRNFIDGWTTFRSATFAVAGRGFIARDITFENTAGPEKHQAVALRSDSDLSAFYRCGILGYQDTLYAHSLRQFYRECKITGTVDFIFGNGAAIFQNCQILARKGLPNQKNTITAHGRKDPNQNTGFSIQFSNISADSDLFASGNMTQTYLGRPWKQYSRTVFMKSFMSSAIRPEGWLPWDGDFALDTLYYGEYMNYGPGAGLENRVKWPGYHPLYNSTQASFFTVGNFLDGNLWLPSTGVSFTAGLGE